A DNA window from Litorivicinus lipolyticus contains the following coding sequences:
- the mnhG gene encoding monovalent cation/H(+) antiporter subunit G has product MIGLMLDVVAGSLILLGGAFCLVAAAGVVRMPDVFVRMHASTKAGTLGVGLIGLGACVHVAETGFVAKALLIIAFMILTAPVGAHLLGRAAFRSRTKVWGGTELDPQVEEFRQPLDSSQSTQSPAQQDPQP; this is encoded by the coding sequence ATGATCGGGTTGATGCTAGATGTTGTCGCCGGCAGCCTGATTTTGTTGGGCGGCGCCTTTTGCCTGGTCGCGGCGGCCGGCGTTGTGCGCATGCCGGACGTATTTGTGCGGATGCATGCCTCGACCAAGGCCGGCACGCTCGGCGTTGGGTTGATTGGCTTGGGCGCCTGTGTACATGTCGCCGAAACCGGATTTGTGGCCAAGGCGCTGTTGATTATTGCCTTTATGATCTTAACCGCACCGGTCGGTGCGCACTTACTGGGCCGGGCCGCCTTTCGCAGCCGAACCAAGGTCTGGGGCGGCACCGAACTCGATCCACAGGTCGAAGAATTCCGCCAGCCGCTTGACTCAAGTCAATCTACCCAAAGCCCCGCCCAGCAAGACCCTCAGCCTTGA
- a CDS encoding monovalent cation/H+ antiporter complex subunit F translates to MSIFSTALTGFVGFASVAAALMVLLALVLTAVRLLRGPSLADRVVALDLISMLLVAFLVIFATSSALESYLDAGLALALVAFLSTVAFARFIERSGHIEDDA, encoded by the coding sequence ATGAGCATATTCAGCACTGCCTTGACCGGATTTGTCGGCTTCGCCAGTGTCGCCGCCGCCCTGATGGTATTGCTGGCGCTGGTGCTGACCGCCGTGCGCTTGTTGCGCGGCCCCAGCCTGGCCGACCGAGTGGTCGCCCTTGACCTAATCTCGATGCTGTTGGTCGCCTTTCTGGTAATTTTTGCGACCTCGTCGGCGCTGGAGTCGTACCTGGATGCGGGCTTGGCGCTGGCGTTGGTGGCGTTTTTATCCACCGTCGCCTTTGCACGCTTTATTGAGCGCTCCGGGCATATTGAGGACGACGCATGA
- a CDS encoding Na+/H+ antiporter subunit E, with the protein MIALVTNLALAILMANLLSDNSVTSVLAFMVVAFFMTWPFRHSFGPSDYHGRIQRVFGLIGFFLYDLVVSSFKVAYDVVTPPLLSRPKFLVMPLDATTDAEIMLTANLISLTPGSLSVDISADRKSLLVHTMFAGQSAEQARASLKDGMERRVIEALR; encoded by the coding sequence ATGATCGCTTTAGTCACCAACCTGGCCCTGGCCATATTGATGGCCAACCTTTTGTCAGACAACAGCGTCACCTCGGTGCTGGCGTTTATGGTCGTCGCGTTTTTCATGACCTGGCCGTTTCGCCACAGCTTCGGCCCGTCGGACTATCACGGCCGTATCCAGCGCGTGTTCGGCTTGATTGGCTTCTTTCTATACGACCTGGTGGTGTCCAGCTTCAAGGTCGCCTACGACGTCGTCACGCCGCCGCTGTTGTCGCGACCTAAGTTTTTGGTCATGCCGCTGGACGCCACGACCGACGCCGAAATTATGTTGACCGCGAATTTAATCTCGCTCACACCCGGGTCGTTGTCGGTCGATATCAGCGCGGACCGAAAGTCGTTACTGGTCCACACCATGTTTGCTGGCCAGTCCGCCGAACAAGCCCGCGCCAGCCTCAAAGATGGCATGGAGCGGCGCGTCATAGAGGCCCTGCGATGA
- a CDS encoding proton-conducting transporter transmembrane domain-containing protein: MTLLLGPIIIPLLTATLCLLLRDSRAAMRVTSLLGTFCLAYVGAMLYLHVQENGPLSAQMGGWDGPFGITLVADLLSATLVMLTGILSLCVVIFGYSDLTFGEERNGHMVFTQVLLAGVCGAFLAGDLFNLYVWFEVMLIASFGLLVVGGKSIQIDGAVKYVGLNLIATTAMLAGIGLIYGATGGLNLAHLHLLLDGRGGEPAVLTAAALLLFAFATKSAMFPLFFWLPAAYHTPAHTTSTLFAALLTKVGIYTLLRVFTLVFDLQHPLIQSLLWISGVLTLTVGVFGAIHEVQARRVLAFLVMVSIGIMTLGMAAGDVAALKGTLLYLMQTLIVTAALFMAVGCVAYLSGTERLDEMGGLWRSHPVVGSLFVLIMLGVAGIPPTSGFWPKVLLMDAFASEQHWGLVIAVALGSLGTLYAVMRLFSAAFWQEPKAPLPELNLDFNRAAPMTALAFLVVGLGISAEFLIQVADQASQALTDPSLYIERVLGAQP, encoded by the coding sequence ATGACCCTATTGCTCGGCCCCATTATTATCCCGCTACTGACGGCGACACTGTGTTTGCTGCTGCGCGATTCGCGTGCGGCGATGCGGGTGACCTCGTTGCTAGGCACCTTCTGCCTGGCTTACGTCGGCGCCATGCTGTATCTGCACGTCCAGGAAAATGGCCCCCTCAGTGCCCAAATGGGCGGTTGGGACGGTCCATTCGGCATCACCTTGGTGGCGGATTTACTGTCCGCCACCTTGGTCATGCTGACGGGCATCCTAAGCCTGTGCGTGGTGATTTTTGGCTACTCGGACCTGACCTTTGGCGAGGAACGCAACGGCCACATGGTATTTACCCAAGTCCTGTTGGCGGGTGTCTGTGGGGCCTTTTTGGCCGGCGACCTGTTCAACCTGTACGTCTGGTTTGAGGTGATGTTGATTGCCTCGTTTGGGTTACTGGTGGTTGGCGGCAAATCGATCCAAATCGACGGCGCGGTCAAGTATGTCGGCCTGAACCTGATTGCGACCACCGCCATGTTAGCCGGCATCGGCTTGATCTACGGCGCCACCGGCGGCCTTAACCTGGCTCACCTGCACCTGCTGCTGGACGGCCGTGGCGGTGAACCTGCAGTGCTGACGGCAGCGGCGCTGTTGCTGTTCGCCTTTGCCACCAAATCGGCCATGTTCCCGTTATTTTTTTGGTTGCCGGCGGCCTACCATACGCCTGCGCATACGACGTCGACCCTGTTTGCGGCGCTCTTGACTAAGGTCGGCATCTACACCTTGCTGCGCGTGTTTACCCTGGTATTTGACCTGCAGCACCCACTGATTCAGTCGTTGCTGTGGATCAGCGGTGTGTTGACCCTGACGGTTGGTGTGTTTGGCGCCATTCACGAGGTCCAGGCGCGCCGTGTGCTGGCGTTTTTGGTTATGGTCAGCATTGGCATCATGACCCTGGGCATGGCCGCCGGCGACGTCGCGGCGCTTAAGGGCACCTTGCTGTACCTGATGCAGACTCTAATCGTAACCGCCGCGCTGTTCATGGCCGTGGGTTGTGTGGCGTACCTGTCCGGTACCGAACGCCTGGACGAAATGGGCGGCCTGTGGCGTTCACACCCCGTGGTCGGCAGCCTGTTTGTATTAATTATGCTGGGGGTTGCGGGGATCCCGCCGACCTCGGGATTTTGGCCCAAGGTGTTGCTAATGGATGCGTTTGCCAGCGAACAGCATTGGGGCTTGGTGATTGCCGTAGCACTGGGCAGCTTGGGCACTCTGTATGCGGTTATGCGGCTGTTCAGTGCCGCGTTCTGGCAGGAGCCCAAAGCGCCGTTGCCGGAACTGAACTTGGACTTTAACCGCGCCGCGCCGATGACGGCGCTGGCGTTTTTAGTGGTCGGCCTGGGCATCAGTGCCGAATTTCTGATCCAGGTCGCCGATCAAGCCAGCCAAGCGTTGACCGACCCAAGCTTGTACATTGAACGGGTACTGGGAGCACAGCCATGA
- a CDS encoding Na+/H+ antiporter subunit C, with protein sequence MDILLAIVTGVLVAGASYLMMAGTLVRFLLGLVLISNAVNLIIFVAGRLTYAGPPLIDSASKTLAAGAANSLPQALILTAIVIGFGLFAFTLALSLRAYSQLGTDAADAMREAEPEDRP encoded by the coding sequence ATGGATATTTTATTGGCCATCGTAACCGGCGTACTGGTCGCAGGCGCCAGCTACCTGATGATGGCGGGCACCTTGGTGCGCTTTTTATTGGGTTTGGTCCTGATCTCTAACGCCGTCAACCTGATCATCTTTGTCGCCGGACGCCTGACCTACGCCGGGCCACCACTGATCGACAGCGCCAGCAAGACACTGGCTGCCGGCGCCGCGAACTCCTTGCCCCAGGCCCTAATATTGACCGCAATTGTGATCGGCTTTGGCCTGTTCGCCTTTACCCTGGCGCTGTCCCTGCGCGCCTATTCACAGCTCGGAACGGATGCCGCCGACGCCATGCGCGAAGCGGAACCCGAGGACCGTCCATGA
- a CDS encoding MnhB domain-containing protein, which produces MNSLVLSTITRILAPLLLVFAVFILLRGHNDPGGGFIGGLIASIAFILVSKAEGRRHAQNALRVRPLSIAGTGLLLAIVAGFWGLIAKGAFLKGIWPLIVYNADGSKGGLPVGSILLFDVGVFLVVIGGVCGIYFNLEKAVGEDVD; this is translated from the coding sequence TTGAACTCACTTGTCTTATCGACCATTACCCGGATTTTAGCGCCCCTATTGCTGGTGTTTGCGGTGTTCATCCTGTTGCGCGGCCACAACGATCCCGGCGGCGGCTTTATCGGCGGCCTGATCGCCTCGATTGCGTTCATTTTGGTCAGCAAAGCCGAAGGACGACGCCACGCCCAAAACGCCCTGCGCGTGCGTCCCCTATCGATCGCCGGGACCGGCCTGTTATTAGCCATTGTTGCGGGGTTCTGGGGCTTGATTGCCAAGGGCGCGTTCTTAAAAGGCATTTGGCCGCTGATCGTTTATAACGCAGACGGCAGCAAAGGCGGACTTCCGGTGGGATCGATCCTATTGTTTGACGTCGGCGTGTTCCTGGTCGTCATCGGCGGCGTCTGTGGCATCTACTTCAACCTTGAAAAAGCCGTGGGCGAGGACGTTGACTGA
- the mbhE gene encoding hydrogen gas-evolving membrane-bound hydrogenase subunit E yields MTLLRFLPALISALLFVGFANQYSTIAAGGVIEASWPWLPTLGVELAFRLDGLSLLFALLITGIGAIILSYAADYFKTDPRRDRLQILMGLFALSMLGLVLADDAISLFLFWEGTTLTSFLLVGFDHHRDVARRNAVQALIITGLGGLALLIGLITMHQITGTWRLSEWNALGFTEHAAYPLILLAVLVGCFTKSAQFPFHYWLPNAMAAPTPVSAYLHSATMVKAGIYLMLRLNPALGGSDLWMTALISCGAITMTLGALWALRQTDLKLMMAYTTVMALGALTLLIGLGSDKALMAAIVFILVHALYKAALFLSVGMMDKQVGTRDLRKIHGMGRRMPIAWACAALGALSMAGIPPLLGFLGKELIYAATLGHSWWVSVIALAANVMMVMTALAVAWGPFTGSPSHDSAKPISVAIWWGSLLMGLLALTLGSLPSLIDTRLIAPILSAVTGREQSLHLSLWHGINGPLLMSLLTYALGFAMYRLMPRIRATLADIEARYGEMDQLYQWKLDSLHRLAAATTRQLQNGRMTFYLRVTFGVMSLTLWAALLNGALALPPTALALSWVDIIVGLLAMVGTWVVVRTESRLIAISALGIVGATVSIVFVMFGAIDVAMTQLLVDTLMVVFIAVALVRLPRVKLERITNRIAGVIAITLGAGVTLAMLAVLTVPIDLTLSNYFGQNSLTQALGRNVVNVILVDFRAMDTLGEISVVVIAALAAIAALKSKPEVKDF; encoded by the coding sequence ATGACGTTATTGCGGTTTTTACCCGCCCTGATCAGTGCCCTATTGTTTGTCGGGTTCGCCAACCAATACAGCACTATCGCCGCCGGCGGCGTGATCGAAGCCAGCTGGCCGTGGTTACCGACGCTGGGCGTCGAACTGGCCTTTCGCTTGGATGGATTGTCGCTGCTGTTTGCGCTGCTGATTACCGGCATTGGCGCCATCATACTGTCGTACGCGGCGGACTACTTCAAAACCGACCCTCGACGCGATCGCCTGCAAATTCTAATGGGCCTATTCGCGCTGTCGATGCTGGGACTGGTGTTGGCGGACGACGCCATCAGCTTGTTCCTGTTTTGGGAAGGCACGACCCTGACCTCATTTTTATTAGTCGGGTTCGACCACCACCGCGATGTCGCCCGGCGTAACGCCGTGCAAGCCTTGATCATCACCGGGCTTGGCGGTTTAGCGCTGCTGATCGGCTTGATCACCATGCACCAGATCACCGGTACCTGGCGGCTGTCGGAATGGAACGCGCTGGGCTTCACTGAACACGCAGCCTATCCGCTGATTTTGCTGGCCGTACTGGTCGGCTGCTTTACCAAATCGGCCCAATTTCCGTTCCATTATTGGTTGCCCAATGCGATGGCGGCACCGACCCCGGTCAGCGCGTACCTGCACTCGGCTACCATGGTCAAGGCCGGCATTTATTTGATGCTGCGCCTGAACCCTGCGTTGGGCGGCTCGGATTTGTGGATGACCGCGCTGATCTCCTGCGGCGCTATCACTATGACTTTGGGGGCGCTGTGGGCGCTGCGCCAAACCGATTTAAAGCTGATGATGGCCTACACCACGGTGATGGCGCTGGGCGCCCTGACGCTGCTGATTGGGCTGGGCAGTGACAAGGCGTTAATGGCCGCGATTGTATTTATTCTGGTCCACGCCTTGTACAAAGCCGCACTGTTCTTAAGCGTCGGCATGATGGACAAACAGGTCGGCACGCGGGACCTGCGCAAAATTCATGGCATGGGCCGACGCATGCCGATTGCCTGGGCCTGTGCGGCCTTGGGTGCACTCAGCATGGCCGGCATTCCACCGTTGCTGGGATTTCTCGGCAAGGAACTCATCTATGCCGCCACCCTGGGCCATTCGTGGTGGGTCTCGGTGATTGCGTTAGCCGCCAACGTGATGATGGTGATGACCGCATTGGCCGTTGCTTGGGGCCCGTTTACGGGCTCCCCGAGCCACGACTCCGCCAAGCCGATCAGCGTCGCCATCTGGTGGGGGTCGTTGCTAATGGGGCTGTTGGCGCTGACCCTTGGCAGCCTGCCAAGCTTAATCGACACCAGACTGATTGCGCCGATCTTGAGCGCCGTGACCGGTCGCGAGCAAAGCCTGCACCTGTCGCTGTGGCACGGCATTAACGGGCCGTTGTTGATGAGCCTATTAACCTACGCATTGGGCTTTGCGATGTACCGACTGATGCCGCGTATTCGCGCCACGCTGGCGGACATTGAAGCGCGCTACGGCGAAATGGACCAGCTCTACCAGTGGAAGCTCGACAGTCTGCACCGGCTGGCCGCCGCGACCACCCGTCAATTGCAAAACGGGCGCATGACATTTTACCTGCGGGTGACCTTTGGAGTGATGAGCCTGACGTTGTGGGCGGCGCTGTTGAACGGCGCGCTGGCCCTGCCACCGACCGCACTAGCACTCAGCTGGGTCGACATTATCGTTGGTCTGCTGGCGATGGTCGGCACCTGGGTGGTGGTGCGAACCGAGTCGCGCCTGATCGCCATCAGCGCGCTGGGTATCGTTGGCGCCACGGTCTCGATTGTGTTTGTGATGTTCGGCGCCATCGACGTCGCCATGACCCAGTTGCTGGTCGACACGCTGATGGTGGTTTTCATTGCGGTCGCGCTGGTGCGCCTACCGCGGGTTAAGTTGGAGCGCATCACCAACCGTATCGCCGGTGTCATCGCCATCACCTTAGGCGCCGGCGTCACCCTGGCTATGCTGGCGGTGCTGACCGTGCCGATCGACTTAACCCTGAGTAATTACTTTGGCCAAAACAGCCTGACCCAGGCCCTGGGTCGCAACGTGGTCAACGTGATTTTGGTCGACTTCCGCGCCATGGACACCTTGGGCGAAATATCCGTGGTGGTGATCGCAGCCCTGGCGGCGATCGCCGCGCTGAAATCCAAACCCGAGGTGAAAGACTTTTGA
- a CDS encoding 3'(2'),5'-bisphosphate nucleotidase CysQ family protein — translation MVTVSQPGQIIALAQRAGAATLDFFRGDFEVYDKSDDSPLTQADLAADAIISAGLPGYPIRSEESSHGDFSASETFWLVDPVDGTRSFVAGSPEYTVNIALIHRGRPVWGVIDAPALNQTWWGGPEQGAFFNGDPIRVTATQSPLRVLASRNHLNALTLDFIAALPVHERIQRGSSLKFCAIAMGQADLFPRMGPCCEWDTGAGEAILMGAGGSICDLAGQPLAYGKADPLNPYFIASGETNPVDYLPQR, via the coding sequence ATGGTTACGGTCAGCCAGCCAGGTCAAATCATTGCTCTGGCCCAGCGCGCAGGCGCCGCCACGCTGGACTTTTTTCGCGGCGACTTTGAGGTCTACGACAAATCCGACGACTCGCCACTGACCCAGGCGGATTTGGCAGCGGACGCTATTATCAGTGCGGGGTTGCCGGGCTACCCGATTCGCTCCGAGGAATCGAGCCACGGTGATTTTTCCGCCAGCGAAACCTTTTGGTTGGTCGACCCGGTAGACGGTACCCGCAGCTTCGTCGCCGGCAGCCCGGAGTACACCGTCAATATCGCGCTGATCCACCGTGGTCGGCCGGTTTGGGGCGTGATCGACGCGCCGGCGCTTAACCAAACTTGGTGGGGTGGCCCAGAGCAGGGGGCGTTTTTCAATGGCGACCCGATCCGAGTCACGGCGACCCAATCGCCGCTGCGGGTGTTGGCGTCGCGCAACCATCTCAATGCGCTAACCCTCGACTTTATTGCCGCGTTGCCGGTGCATGAGCGTATCCAGCGCGGCAGCAGTCTAAAGTTTTGTGCCATCGCCATGGGGCAGGCCGACCTGTTCCCGCGCATGGGGCCTTGTTGTGAGTGGGATACCGGTGCGGGCGAGGCGATCTTGATGGGCGCCGGGGGCTCAATCTGTGACTTGGCTGGGCAGCCCCTGGCCTACGGTAAAGCGGATCCGCTTAATCCGTATTTCATTGCCTCAGGTGAAACGAACCCCGTTGACTATTTGCCACAGCGATAG
- a CDS encoding AEC family transporter, with amino-acid sequence MIEPLLNAIAPLVLMMALGNGLRRTLVRESGVWSGIESIVYYVLMPALLFSTIARADLADLPWADLLTTLYGTILIMATLALAPLLWGSTHLPAATRSSLFQGVTRFNLYVSLALGVSLFDAQGLALLGLLSGAIVVFVNVLCVSVMVSLSSGSLNLQRMLTEVARNPLLLACLAGGSASAIDLTLPAFGWQTLERLGQTALPLSLLAIGAGLSIQKFNRNLGLNLYAGAGQLLLKPAIAWALVMATGLDLAYGAVVVLLLATPTAPSSYILARKLGGDAHAMASIVVFQSVVGFASLLLVLSLWQIVNGVRFT; translated from the coding sequence GTGATCGAACCCCTGCTCAACGCCATCGCGCCGTTGGTGTTGATGATGGCGCTGGGCAATGGTTTGCGCCGCACCTTGGTGCGCGAATCCGGCGTCTGGAGCGGCATCGAAAGCATTGTCTATTACGTGCTGATGCCGGCCCTGTTGTTTTCAACCATCGCCCGCGCTGACCTGGCGGACCTGCCTTGGGCGGATTTGCTGACGACCTTGTACGGCACCATCTTGATCATGGCCACGCTGGCATTGGCACCGCTGCTATGGGGCTCGACGCACCTACCTGCCGCCACCCGCAGTAGCCTGTTCCAAGGCGTCACACGCTTTAACCTGTATGTTTCGCTCGCACTTGGGGTGTCGCTGTTTGACGCCCAGGGTTTGGCACTGCTCGGATTGCTATCCGGCGCCATCGTGGTGTTCGTGAACGTGCTGTGCGTCAGCGTAATGGTTAGCCTGAGCAGCGGCTCGCTCAACCTTCAACGGATGCTTACCGAGGTCGCACGCAATCCTTTGCTGCTGGCCTGTTTGGCCGGCGGCAGCGCCAGTGCCATTGACCTGACGCTACCGGCCTTTGGCTGGCAAACCCTTGAACGCCTGGGCCAAACCGCACTGCCGCTGTCGCTGCTAGCGATCGGCGCCGGACTGAGCATTCAAAAGTTCAACCGCAACCTCGGTTTGAATCTGTATGCCGGGGCTGGGCAATTGCTGCTGAAACCAGCCATTGCCTGGGCCTTGGTGATGGCCACTGGATTGGATTTGGCCTACGGCGCCGTGGTCGTGCTGTTGCTGGCGACACCGACCGCACCGTCCAGCTACATCCTGGCGCGCAAACTCGGCGGCGACGCCCACGCCATGGCCTCGATCGTGGTGTTCCAATCTGTGGTCGGCTTTGCCAGCTTGCTGCTGGTGCTATCGCTGTGGCAAATAGTCAACGGGGTTCGTTTCACCTGA
- a CDS encoding adenylosuccinate synthase — protein sequence MNKSLVVLGTQWGDEGKGKIVDLLTDQVSIVTRYQGGHNAGHTLVIDGKKTALHLIPSGIMRSNVTCVIGNGVVLSLDALLKEIDGLQDNGVEVMSRLKISPACPLILDVHVALDQAREARRGKAKIGTTGRGIGPAYEDKVARRGLRLSDALVPATFEAKLREMLDHHNHMLTSYYGAEACDLQSQVDKTLAQIERLRGCITDTVALLHKAREAGENLLFEGAQGSLLDIDHGTYPYVTSSNTTAGGVASGSGFGPLYLDYVLGITKAYTTRVGSGPFPTELDDDIGEHLGRVGQEFGTTTGRERRCGWFDAVAVRQAIQVSSITGLCLTKLDVLDGLKEVKICIAYELSDGTRVESLTDVSRLDEATPIYESMPGWDGITFGVQDYDALPEAARNYVARIEALVGAPFDIVSTGPDRIQTCVRNADLFA from the coding sequence ATGAACAAAAGCTTGGTGGTATTAGGCACCCAATGGGGTGACGAAGGTAAAGGTAAAATCGTTGATTTGTTGACCGATCAAGTCAGCATCGTGACCCGCTATCAGGGTGGCCACAACGCCGGCCACACGCTGGTCATCGACGGTAAAAAAACGGCACTGCATTTGATCCCTAGCGGCATCATGCGCAGCAACGTCACCTGCGTGATCGGCAACGGCGTGGTCTTAAGCTTGGATGCGCTGCTAAAAGAAATTGACGGCCTTCAAGACAACGGCGTCGAAGTCATGAGCCGGCTAAAAATATCGCCGGCCTGCCCGTTGATTTTAGATGTGCACGTGGCCTTGGACCAGGCCCGCGAAGCGCGCCGCGGCAAAGCCAAGATCGGCACCACCGGCCGCGGCATCGGCCCGGCTTACGAAGACAAAGTCGCACGCCGTGGCCTGCGTTTGTCGGATGCCTTGGTGCCTGCGACTTTCGAAGCCAAGCTGCGCGAAATGCTGGACCACCATAACCACATGCTGACCAGCTACTACGGTGCCGAGGCCTGCGACCTGCAAAGCCAAGTGGACAAAACACTGGCCCAAATTGAACGCCTGCGCGGTTGCATTACCGACACGGTGGCGCTGTTGCACAAGGCCCGCGAAGCTGGCGAAAACTTACTGTTTGAAGGCGCCCAGGGCTCTTTGCTGGACATCGACCACGGCACCTACCCCTACGTCACCAGCTCCAACACAACCGCCGGCGGCGTCGCATCCGGCTCCGGTTTTGGTCCGCTCTACCTGGACTATGTGCTGGGCATCACCAAGGCCTACACCACACGTGTTGGCAGCGGCCCCTTCCCGACCGAATTGGATGACGACATCGGTGAACACCTGGGCCGCGTCGGCCAGGAATTTGGCACCACCACCGGTCGCGAACGTCGCTGCGGTTGGTTCGATGCCGTGGCAGTTCGCCAAGCGATCCAAGTCAGCTCGATCACCGGGTTGTGCTTGACCAAACTGGACGTCTTGGACGGACTCAAAGAAGTCAAAATCTGTATCGCTTACGAGCTGTCCGACGGCACCCGCGTTGAAAGCCTAACCGACGTCTCGCGTTTGGACGAAGCGACACCGATCTACGAAAGCATGCCCGGCTGGGACGGCATCACCTTTGGCGTGCAGGACTACGACGCACTGCCCGAGGCGGCGCGCAATTACGTCGCGCGCATCGAAGCCCTGGTCGGCGCGCCTTTCGACATCGTCTCGACCGGCCCGGACCGCATTCAAACCTGCGTGCGTAACGCTGACCTGTTTGCCTAG
- a CDS encoding ATP phosphoribosyltransferase regulatory subunit yields the protein MPTSTTWLLPDGIDEAGPRAAAEIEHLRRVCLDRMRTFGYQMVIPPMVEFVDSLLTGVGRDLGLQTLKVTDQLSGRQLGIRADMTPQAARMDARTGEGINRLCYCGSTLKARPQKLGDSRAPIQIGAELFGHDGLGADLEILSLLLDLTDALGLPRLTLDVGHVDLYRLAIATVAADQTGEAERALAQKDSSQLAELALEPSVEASLLRLMHTQGGPDCLDALRDAFPGADDALDQCQTLAGALAGRVNLHFDFAEGRGSHYHTGLVFALYAPDEAAPLAQGGRYDAAGEAFGTRRAATGFSADLRLWQSHAKLGLAAPMPITAPNLEDPSLTEAIAALRMQGEIVITDFDGTATCTRRLRKTGTQWTIENAQ from the coding sequence ATGCCGACCTCGACAACCTGGTTATTGCCGGACGGCATTGACGAAGCCGGCCCACGCGCCGCCGCCGAGATCGAGCACCTGCGCCGGGTCTGCTTGGACCGTATGCGCACCTTTGGCTATCAGATGGTGATACCGCCGATGGTCGAGTTTGTGGACTCGTTGCTGACCGGCGTCGGCCGCGACCTTGGCTTGCAGACCCTCAAGGTCACGGACCAACTGAGCGGTCGCCAGCTCGGCATTCGCGCCGACATGACCCCCCAGGCGGCGCGCATGGACGCCCGCACTGGCGAGGGCATCAACCGCCTGTGCTATTGCGGCTCGACCTTGAAAGCGCGCCCACAAAAACTCGGCGACTCGCGTGCGCCAATCCAAATTGGTGCCGAGTTGTTCGGTCACGACGGTTTGGGTGCGGACCTGGAAATCTTGAGCCTGCTACTCGACCTGACCGACGCACTGGGTCTGCCGCGCCTGACCTTAGACGTCGGCCACGTTGACCTTTACCGCTTGGCGATTGCGACGGTCGCCGCCGATCAAACCGGCGAGGCCGAACGTGCGCTGGCCCAAAAAGACAGCAGCCAACTGGCCGAGTTGGCGCTTGAACCCAGCGTCGAGGCGTCGCTGCTGCGTCTAATGCACACCCAAGGCGGGCCGGACTGCCTGGACGCGCTGCGCGACGCATTCCCCGGCGCCGACGACGCCCTGGACCAATGCCAAACCTTGGCCGGCGCACTGGCCGGGCGCGTCAACTTGCACTTTGACTTTGCCGAGGGCCGTGGCTCGCACTACCATACCGGCCTGGTGTTTGCCCTGTATGCGCCCGACGAGGCCGCACCACTGGCTCAGGGCGGCCGCTATGACGCGGCCGGCGAGGCCTTTGGCACCCGCCGCGCAGCAACCGGATTTAGCGCTGACCTGCGGCTATGGCAAAGCCATGCCAAACTGGGCTTGGCAGCCCCCATGCCGATCACGGCACCGAACCTAGAAGACCCCAGCTTAACTGAGGCTATCGCCGCCCTGCGCATGCAAGGCGAAATCGTCATAACGGATTTTGACGGCACCGCGACTTGCACGCGACGCTTACGAAAAACCGGCACGCAATGGACAATCGAGAACGCACAATGA